The window TCATCTCATTAGTTTGACCCCAAGAAACTGTTTTTCTTCTGTAGATAAATATAGCTTTACTATCTAGTGCAACTATGGCAGATGGACTTGGTTAATTGACAGTGGGCCCAATTCAACCCTGGTGTAAACTGTATTGAATTTAAGTGGGTGCAACTCTATTgaatcagggctgaatttggtccattatgtTTTATTGCAGGAATTTATACCAACTCCACTGCCACACCCTGTGTTGCAATATTTAAATGGCATACCTCAAAGATAATGAGATGTAAGCAGCTTTGCTTTACTATCAAATGAGAGGACTGAAATGCTGTATCTTTCATTAtttccatttgggataacaaaaggggggagggatagctcagtggcttgagcattggtctgctaaacacagggttgtgagttcaatttttgagggtgccatttagggatccagggcaaaaattggggattggcccagctttgagcagggggttggactagatgacctcctgaggtcccttccaaccctgatattctatgaattttaattaattagtgtATAGAAACAAATAACTTAATGTCAGTTACACTCCTACTTTCTGGTGTTTTGAAACACAATCTGAAATTCTAACTGTTATTGCTAAGCCCCTTACATGAGACACTGACCTCATCAAAGTAAATCTCCATTAGAAATTCCTGTCAGCCTGCACCCCTACTGAGATTCAGCACTGACAAGCAGCATGAGTATCTAAACACATTTAACCACACTACCTCCTTTCCAACATGCAAATGGGCTGTTTTTAAGCCTCTTATACCTTCTCACACATTCAAATGTATTTGTCTGTTCTTAGggacaaaataataatacttagggAATGCATTTGATATATGGGTCTCAATGCTTTACAACGCAACctgcattatccccattttactgagaGGGATACAGAAGCATGGGAATTGAGTGATCTACGTAAGGTTACAAAACAAGTTAGTCACAGGGTTGGGAATGGAACTCAGAGATCTCTTGAATCCCAATTTCCCAAATTAACCATAGTGAATACTCCCCTCATATTCAAAGCActccacaaacattaattaatcctaAAACTAATTTCCACAATGGAAAGAGGCCTCACAGCAGATTTTACATAAATCAAAGAATCACATAAAATCATCATCTTCTCCTCAGAAAGCAGAACAGTGCATGATCCAAACAGGTGATCTGTATTTGATGAGGATTTGCATGGGAAGTGTGTTCAGTGCCAGTGACAATAGACTGAGATGGAAAGTGGTAAGTCAGAAGGGAGATGAAAAACCGGTGGTTGGACCTTTACAATTATGAGCTCCTTAGTAATTTGTTTGTATATGGCTTCTTGGGAAAAGCAATCTATTGTTTTTCTTATACTGCatatcttttctttctctcttcgaTGCCTTTAGGATAATAAGGTtgcataaagaaaaaaagaaaaggagtaccggtggcaccttagagactaacaaatttattagagcataagctttcgtgagctacagctcacttcatcggatgcatccgatgaagtgagctgtagctcacgaaagcttatgctctaataaatttgttagtctctaaggtgccaccggtactccttttcttttgcgatacagactaacacggctgctactctgaacctatAACAGAAAAAGTACCTCAGTGCCACAGTCAGGGCATTTGAGGTGCAGCGCACTGTTACTTCACAGAATGCTCATAGTGATACCTACCCTGGACCAGCAAGACTGACTCTTATGGAGCATCAGGACAGTTAGTTGCGATGCTTGTTATTACAAGTATTACAGGACACTCATCAATACATCCGGCTCAGGGCCAGGTCTCAACTGAGCACAGACTGAAGTGTACCAAATTAAGTGTGATTCTTCTTGGGATTCTGGCAAGTGGGAACTGAGGATAGTATCAGTAAATTTATTTCACTTTCAAGCAGGGGCttagaaggggaaagagaaggcgCACAGAAGTATTTTAATACCCCGGCTGCATGCTTTACAAATGGAGGCTCTTGGGCTTCACTTGTCAGTGGGTTCCTTTCTCTCATCATCATATTGCATTACCCTAGGTTACTGTAGCTCTTATCCCACAACACACTGATTTCTACTAGGCCCATCTTCCCTCTGCCCCTATTACTTGTGGAataacaggaagaaaaggaagataGTGAATGCATGGTCATCTAGTATTCCTGAACGGTAGCTGTGCACATTTATACGACCTGTGACAGAATGAACCTGTGTCCACACCCCACAtcctattgtaataatctttgtacaaagcaTATCTTGTataatatcatttaaaaactcataatttccTGGTCATTATCATCCTGATAAAATGCAtggcaacactgcatgtgaaGTCATGAGATTCcactgtatgatgttattaattcatgttccaaactgaggttggcaaacaggtctctcttaaacaaaggaatgtgtgctctgcttaatttgcatttaagcagtaaacagagtcatcaagcaggaagggaaacaaagggcattcaaacaggtgaggaaaaagTAGCAACGAACATCCTGCCCTATAGATTCTTTGTCTCCTGAATCTCCACTGGAAGTTTTTCAAGAAGGGGACCGACACTCTAAAAAGGAAGGACAAACACCCCAAGATATCCCCCCCCATCTCTCTGCCCATCAATTCACTGCACACGAAGGAATAAGGGACGTAGACATTGGACTGGAGAAGGAGTCCTGACCTAAAAAGTTTGGTCactaagactgctgaaagcatgtggtgagaagtTTTGCTTTAATCAGATGTAGTGTGTTCAGTTAGGCACCAgtagcattttaactttatttccttgtaaccatttctgatttttatgcctcattacttgtactcacttaaaatctctctgtgtagttaataaacttgttttatctaatccagtgtgtgtaaattgaagtgtctgggaaactccattAGGGGTGGCAAGTTATGtgaatattatttctattaaaagcAAATAATGGACTTTTTATAAACTTGTGTCGTCCAGGAGAAGCCTGGGCAACataggacatacatttctgggagaTGGGGGGTGGAATCTAAGACTTGgaatgtgttggggtcactctgcagtaCAgccaaggctggtaagagccaagttatggctggctggctgcagcacgcacacagacatagctggcagtgacttgcatgctggaggctgttagTGACCAGTCCAGACTGGAGCCTACAGCAGCGAGGCATTGGAAAGGGCATCCTAGGTTAGAGGGCAGGAATGACACAGTGACTTATTAGTCTGGATTGCACATTAGAATGTTACACTGTCATGTTCAGTACTATCAGTATTGTGCTAGATGCATAAGGGCcgtgcaggaggagagagaatgcTGTAATTGCACTTTAGATGGAAAGTGAATGTTTGGTATGCCCCACTACTAGATATGCCTTCTTTGGTACACAGTTGCAATGGGTGGCATATATTTATGATATACTAGCAAAGGATAGGGCCAGGTGATGCATTACAGGTCACACGGTATTCTATTACAAGACTGAAGTCTGATTTTTGGACTGGCTGTGAATTAACTAAATACTTATACCTTTTCTACAGAACAAATGTTACTTGCATGTATTCATCTAACAACTGAAGTAATTATTTCAATTTTCAGCGGCAATAGTGGAGGGAGGAGCAGTTATTTATGATCTTGCTATTGGGTAGATTGGAGAAGTTAGCAGACTTCAACACAGCAGGAAAAATGAAAGGCAGGGGCTTCTCTGTGCAGAACCTTTAACCCACAAGCCAAAAAGCTCTAGGAGAGTGCTTCCACCTAGAAGAAAGGTACATAATGTACCTGTTTTTCCAAGAATTGTTACAGTAGGTTAGGATTGAATGAGAAAGCTTCAGAAGAATAGCAATATGACGCCTTTTTGGTCGAAGATTTTAACTAGAGCTGTCAAGccattaaacaaattaattgtgattaattgagctgttaaacaataatagaataccattcatttaaatatttttggatgttttctaaaacatatttttaaacatattgaattcatttacaacacagaatacaaagtgtacaatgctcactttgtatttttattacaagtatttgcactgtaaaaaaaaaaaagaaatcgtatttttcaattcacctaatataagtactgcagtacaatctctttatcatgaaagctgaatttacaaacgtagaattaggtacaaaaaaacctgcattcaaaaataatacaatgtaaaattttagtctGCAAGTCCACTGACTCCTACTTCttggttcagccaatcgctcaaacaaacaaacgtgtttatatttgcaggagataatgctgcccgcttcttgtttacaatgtcacctgaaagtgagaacctatgaatgtttagcatatctgacacgtaaataccttgcaatgccggctacaaaacggtcgtgcaaatgcctgttctcaatttctggtgatactgtaaataagagagggcagcattatctcctgtaaatgtaaacaaacttgtttgtcttagtgattggctgaacaagaagtaggactgagtggagttgtaggctctaaagttttacaatgttttgattttgagtacaaacaaacaaaaaaaaatctctatttgtaggctgcactttcacaacaaagagattgcactatagtacttgtatgaattgaactgaaaaatactatttttatttatcatttttatagtgcaaatatttgtaataaaaaatatacacttcgtattctgcactgtaattaaaatcaatatatatgaaaatgtaggaaaacatccaaaatattaaatacatttcaacACGTATTCTagtatttaacagtgtgattaaaacttcaattaatcgcagttaatttttttaatcgcaattaatttgagttaatcacagttaactcatgcaatttaATTGACAGGCCTAATTTTAACTGATGTTATATTaagacaaaaaacaaaggattgaaaaaaagatatttttaaaaagattctttCCCCTTTATCTTACATGTACAAAAAGTAAACTAAAAGTTCATAAATTAGAGCCTTGGCAGACTGTCTGGAATAGATGGAACTAGAAAAGCCAGTTTGAGGCTCCCATTTGGACCCTGTCCTGAAAGTCCTGCATTCAACAGTAAAGGTCTGATCCAAATTAACTAACACCTTTTTAGTGTCACATCAACACTATGATTAGAAGTCAGTCTGACCAGCTTCTCAGAAATCTGTCCAGGCACTTTATGTCTATGAAGCCAAAGGGTTGGCATGAATTGTGACGTCCTTAATGTGAACATCGTTAAGAGGTCGGTAGGTTTTCTCATTCACTGGGAGCTTCTCCAGCTCATCTAGGGTCTCCAGACCATCAATTACCCTGGAAAGAAAGCAGAACAATCATGAGAATTCTCTTGTAATGAAAGGCCCACCTTTCCTTTCATAGTCTTGGTATTCCAAAGCAATTTACAGTGAATTAAGGTACCTGCCATGCAAGGACTGAGTAAGGAAGTAAGATAGCTATTATGAGTTTACTAGTAGTTTAATGTCCCTTGGACATAATAACCTATTGTGAAAGAGAATTTTGAGTGGCCACGTATGACTTGTGGGAGGGTGCCACTGTCCTTTTCCTTTCCACTTGGATAGCCAGAGAGATCTAATGTTCCATTTAAAGGACAGCAtgctcctttcccctgccctgtcaGCACTTAATATGACACCCAAACTGGGTTATGATTTTTCCTCCCCACAAACAGGATACaagtaactcccattgactttgcgaTATCACAATTCATCCCAACCCTTTCACTCCATAGCTATAAATTGCCTGAGAGGATTCCCGAGAGGTTGGTCAGACTGATTATGGCATTTAAAACTACTCTAGCAAGATACTCATCAAACTGGACTTCACTGGGAATACTCATGTCCTCTGACTGGGGAATCAGACCATGGATGACAGATTCTAATCAATAATGTTCTGACACAGAGGCAGGAGCGGTACTAACCAAATCATTACTGACCACATAAATCTGATAGCTCTGGGACATCCTAGATACCGATTTACTGCAGGATAAATTTAGAGGTAGAGTTTATACTTCTGAGTTTCTGTCCAAGCTGGAAAGGTGACATGAGAAAGCAACTTAACACTAATAGATACCTTACAACTCTTTAAAAAACTGTTACTATGTCCATCTGAGAAAGAGGTAaggaaacatccaaaatactATGAGGACAACATCAATATAAAAACCATGTTTCTCTGTGATACTTGTAACAACAGTAGGTAAAAAAGTAACACCTATGCCTAGATGACTATAACTAAAagatcagaggaaaaaaatattgttttcaatgCTGGGAGATAAAGCAGTGTTTCTCCTAGCAGTTTCATTCCCCATACTATTAGGATAAATTCAGGAAGCCTCACTTCTTgtgaataaattaaatattcagcTCTCAAAAATATCCCATGCTGTTTTATTTCtccctttaaaatgaaaaggaggactggtaTGCAACATTGTAGTGATGACCAAAGAGGGAAATGCTACAAACCAAAAGAGAGAAACTTACAGACACTGTCAATACTAACAGGCCCCAAGTTGGgcctacatttttcttttcaatttgtgTATATAGTCCTTGTAATTCTTTAAAGTGTCATCCCCCAAAATGCCACGCATAACAGTGCTCTTTCCAAAAAGAAATATATGCCAGTAGCCCCCCAGCACTCAAACAGGACCAACAACAATtcacaagatttttttccctttttctattCAACCTGAGTGTCAGACTCCATGGAAAGCTACTCTTTGATATAAATTTGAAAGGAAAGTTTCAGTTTTAGTACGTTAGTTTAAATCTCTGACTTCTGAGATCTCTTGGCGCCATCAATATGTACGTTCTTATCTCTCAGAAGCTAAAATAAGCCCAATAGCAGTATAATTGGACTTACAGCATAGCTGGTAAAGCACACACAGTTTACCAAAAATATACCATTGAGACCCTCATTGCACAAGACAAACAAAATAATTAGAGGTCCAATCCTACAAGCAATTCTATTGAATTCAATGTGACTACTTGTGAGAGAAAGGGGTTTCAGATCAGGATACACATTTGTAATACtataatttataaacattttccatggaaaattaatAATTGCAGCACATTTCATAAAATATTGACTTGTGGTAGGATTACTTCATTCTGTAATTTCCACATCCAGAGACTGTGTCCAGAAACAAATCTACATAATAAACTAGTGTGTGCCTGAGTGATAAAGATATTCAGCTATTTTAAAGGAtcaattataattaaaaatgaaaaatactttgcttatgtcttttaaaataaaatacaacaacCTTATGTAGTATCTAAAGAAGTCAGTCACAGTTCACACTTATGTAGCCAAGACTTCTACAGGTTTCTGCTGTAACAGGACTATAGGTTTCCACTACAGTTGCCCTGGTGTATCCTTGCCCTTCACACTGTATCATGAGGAGGCACACTGCTGGGTCACTTACTTCCCAAAGACAGTATACTTCATATCAAGGTGCGGCTGTTTGCCGTATGTAATGAAGAACTGAGATCCATTGGTGTTTGGGCCATTGTTTGCCATGGAAACGACACCGCGGACACTGTGCTGAAAGAGAAGTAGAAATGGAAGAAAACGCATACATACATATTCTGTGAATGCATGACTGCAGCCGACAGCCAGGGCTTAGTTACCTAGCATTCTGACTCCCAATCTTTATTAAAATAGACAACAAAATCTGACTCCCTCCCAGTTGTCAAAACCCTCCTTCATGATACACAACTAGCCCCTCAGATCTGACTCTGCCATGTCAAAtgcctccctttcccccttcccacaaggATGCATGACAAATACCTTAGACCAATACAAAACTTCTCCACCTCACCCTCCACAGAGAGAAGCAGCCCTAACTCTAAATTCTCCAAACTACTGAAACTCTCCAGTACCTCACTTCAATAACAAGCCTCCCATTATCTTACTGTGGGCTTGGACTTTAATTAACGTATTTTCAAAACCGTTATTTAATCCCAATACTATGCAAGATTGATCGTCTCTTGCTCTTGAGACTGAATTCATGTGAAGAAACATCAATAGTATAATGAAGAGCACAGAAATACCTTTAGGTGTTCACTATATTCATCTTCAAATTTCCTGCCCCAAATGCTGTTACCTCCTTTCCCAGAGCCTGAGGAGGTAGTGACAGGGATGGATTACTTTCTTCTCAGAGTTGAGAAAGAATCTCCAATCACAgtcattttcaaaaaattttgaACCAGAATATTGGTATCTTAAGTTATAGTTAAAACTCTAGATAGCCTGTAAGCTGTCTGAGGCAGGGAATCAGGTTTTCATGTGTGTGTTAGATGCTGTATAAACAATGAGCACCGATCCCAATTGGAACATATGGGTGCTACTGCAATTTAAATAAACAACAACTTAGAACAGGAGAACAAAAGACTGAGATATTCTCAAATTCAAATTAATATGACAGCAAACAGCAACAGACGTGAACCAGGCTTTCCTTCAAATAGCAGACACTTTCTGAATCATAGTCCTAAATGCCACACAGACAGCATTCAGAGGCAGTGTAACCTGGTCACAAGCATGGGAAACAGGAATCTCTGCATTCAAATGCTGGATCTCCCACTGATTAGCTGTCAAATCACAGCAAATGATCATGGAGATAATAGTAGGCACAGAATGCTGATTGAGAGGATTAAAATTTGTACAGTGAGCTGAAGATGTAATTAGCTTATGACtagtattaatattttaaatccagAGCGAATAGCAACTTATCTGAAAGTACCCAGATCATGAAAGTCACTCTCATCACTACAGCGTTGTGTTACTTATCTTGCCTCCCACCTTTGAGAAAGGGCTCAATATACCAGACATTAATGGAGGGATTTACCTGTTGGATCCCCTGTCTGCACCATGAATCCTTTGATATTCCGGTGAAATATGCAGCCATTGTAGTAGTTACTAGCACAAAGAGCCAGGAAGTTCTATAGGAAGAGCAAGAGTGCTCAGTAAGAAGCAGTCTAGCAGTAACATGTTCTGTGCTGGACACATTATGTTATTCCGAGAGGAACATTCAAGGGTGACAGGAATAAAATTAACCCTTCCAGCTTTGGTTTGTATTGTGAGCATAGTATGCTATCACTCTGTTATCTCAGACTGCTCCTGGTTattgaaatacattaaaaaaaaaaaaaagttttccatgaTCCCTCATtacctctcccttcctccttaaAGACTTACCAAAAATACTAACTGTGCCAGTAACAATAAAAAGTAGACTGAAACCTTTTACACCAAAACCAATGCATCAGGATTGGTGGTTTTCTGCAGACActatatagaggggaaaaaaatatctaATGGACACAAATAGTTGGTCACATTACATGAAAAAACACTCCTCTATAGTGTTTTATTTATAGTCAGACTGGGACTGCCCAAGACTAATTTAGTAAAAGGCAAAGTTTTGCAAAAAATCCCAACCCCAAACCAGGAAAAAGGTAAGATggccatttttctctctctctctctctctctccttttgtttttaaactcattttatctttttttattcttccaTGTACACTGATAACAGAACATTACAAAGTGGGATCTTTTGTTAGGAAGCTGAGTTAGACTGAGGGTCCTATAAACCTATTTTCCATAGATCGGCTCCTATTCTGCAAAGATTTGTTTGTGTACTTAACTCTAGGAGCTGTGAGTAGTCTAACTGAAGTAACTGAACTACTCTTGCTCCTTCAAATTAAGCATGTGTAAATATGTTTGGGTTCAGGGCCATAATTAGGAACATAAGAAATGCCATACTAGAGACTATTTTTAATCCCGCTCCTGTTATTATGGCAGCGGGTCCTGTGGGACCCATGGGATCCTGGTCCCACTTCAGGGTCCTACACTAGTCTCCCgcaggtccatctagtccagtatcccatctctggTAATGGCCAGTATTAGATGCTaaagaagaaggtgcaagaagcccTCCTCTATGGGCAAATTATTCCATGATTGCCCATGATGGTTTTCTTCCTAATCCTTGACCGTGATTATCTTTGGCCTAGAAGCATGAAGGTTTACACCTCTTTTACATTTGTATTCTGTCTAATGTAATAGTGTTTTCAttttccatataaatgtctaatcttaTTAAACTCTTGGCTttaatgatatcttgtggcaatgaattccacaggttaattatgtaCTATATGAAAAGTTCTCGTGGTATAAGTTTTATATTTGTTCCTTTTCACATCCACTGAATGTTCTCATATGATGCAAAAGGATAAATGGAAACATCCaaaatttactttctctataccattcattattttgtttctatCATGTCCCATCTTATCTGTCTCCTCTCAAtgctaaacagtcccagtcttgtCATATTACTCACTTCACAGGCCTTAGGTGTTCGCTCACAGAATATCTCTATTTTAATATCTCCCACATCAGTGTGCAGTGTGACAGCctgaggggaaggaaaaaaaaattaaaccagaaTTTTGACTCAAAATCAAAGACTGAGAGCTACCAACTCTGCTCTATTCACTAGTCACCCTGCGAATATAAATGCATTTCCATTTCCAGCCGTCTGTGTATGTGAAGTTAAGATGGAGACCAAAATCTGGGTTTGTTCCTAAATTAAGTGAATTCCCTGAGCCCGTATGCATGGGATCTCACAGACAAAAAAAAGCTGAACTACATCCAgaagttagttaaaaaaaaagttgtcagtAAAACTGAGAATAAGATTAATCTTTTCTCGTTGTGCTGTCGCCAAGCATCACTCTGAGGAGTGAGATGGTGTCCCATGGACTTCCTCATATCCGTAGTGAAGACAAAAGGAAGAGATTGGACCTCATGTGAATAAGGCCTGTAATTAAAAAGAACTAACAAGGTATTCTTCAGAGTAACAACAAAGCTCAGCTGCAtatattttttcatctctgtgaACCAGACCAACACTTTCAGCTCAAAGATGACAGAAAAAATAGCCTAGTCAGTCATATCTCAGCACACTCGTGCTGAAGACTCAAGTTCCTCCCAGTTTCATTCCATGAGATGGTAGTACGTGCACTCAGTCAGACTATAGTAGATAGGAACAAGTGCCTCATGTCACTGACTTGCAATCTTTCTGTTGAGTTAGCACTGATGGGCTACAAAAAGTGTTTTACACAAGTCCTCCCTCTGAAAGGTGGTGGCTGCAAAGCGCAATTTTCTCAAGGATTCagttggaaggggaaaaaaataaaaacaaatgagtaGTGTTACTCACATGAGTCAGTGTGTGCTCTGGATTATTCACAATGTATTTTGTGTATATGGGAGGaaatgttttttgggggtttGAAAATAAGCAATGGGATACATCAGTTTTCAGACAGATGGGTGTGCCAGACAGTTATCCAAGTGTTACACACAAAGCTATCATGCCTCTCTTCACCCAGATCACAAAATCACAGCTCTTACATTGAAAGAACTATATTAATGTGGTGACAAAGCATCGCACTTACTAGTAGAGACATACATGTACAGAAAAAATTACAAAACCAATGTTCTGTGGTGCATGTTTCCATACTTTACATAGAAAGAAGGGAAGACAATTGGCTGTGAACTCTATGGAGCCACAGTAAAAGAAGTTTGTGAATCTATCTTGTTTGAGAAATGCAACCTTACACTTTATTTCTTGTGTTttaaattctttcattttttaaactctAACATTCTTAAAAGTACTAAGACCACAGATATGTATTTACACCCTTACCACAGTTCTATGTGGAAACAGAGACCAAATGAGATGACCAAAATCATTATCCAAACCAGAATTTGAATTTAGTGCTAGTGAATCTAGCACTAGAAAGCTAATGCACTACCTAATCTCATGAAATAGTAAAACTGACATATTCCCTTTTCCACAGCACACTGGACAGAAATCAATTAAATGGATAGCTGAGCTTTACATCACAATTTCTTTACAATAAACTAAATTGTGGGATTATTTGGGATTCAGAGCTGCTATCCAGTTTTCAATACTATagtcacaaaatttaaaaatatatctaaaaaCTGCCTGTCTCACCATGTCTTTTGGTTAGGAGTCCAATGCAGACAAGTCAAATGGTTTCCTACaaagaaaacacatttattttagtttttcttcACCACCTCCTTTAAAAATTCTAGAATCTTTTAGGTGGTCAGTGAAACTATACAAGTGATTGCACTATGGATTTTTACAGTAGTGTTCAAATCAACCTGTTTATAAGCATTTTATGTATATTACAAAATTACCACCACTCAGAGAACTAGAAATTAATTGaacaaagtatttttataaacaaatcaATATATAGAAAAACTTCCATATGATGAGAGCCTGAATTGAAGAGATTGCAACTGTTCAATTTAAAgagaagattcatagatttttttaaagccaaaagggatcattatgatctagtctgccctcctgcattAAGAGGCCAAAGAAGAGCTCTCAATAATTCTTGCATCAatcccataacttctgtttgagctagacCATAACTTTTAGCGAAACTGAGATTTAGTCTTCACTTAAAGACTGCAAACAATAGAGAACCCACCACATTTCTAgaaaaccattggaacaattttaattagtcactgttaaaaatttgtgtctgaatttgtctagcttcagcctcCAGTCCCTGGATCTCATTATGTCTTTTTCTGCTAGTTTAAAGGGCTGTTTACTATAAGAAATCTCCTCCTCATACAGGTATTTGTGAACCGTGAGCAATTCACTTCCTAACCTTTTCTTCAACAAACTACAGATGATCTCTTGAGTACCTCTGCGTAAGGAAGGTTTTCCAGACCTCTAATCCTTCTCCTAGCTTTTTTCTAaatactttccaatttttctgcaTCCTTTTTGAAGAGTGGCCAACAGTCTCACTAATGTACAGACATAATACAACCTCCCTAATTATGGCATTCCCCAGCTCATATATTCCAGGATTGTGTTTGTCCTCTTAGCCGCGTGTGTGGCTGTGGAATTGCGGTTTATTTAGGGCATCAGATAAAACATTCTTAAACGACTCTTTATTACTGTTCACATTTTTAAGGTTGCATTTTCCCTCCCGCACTCAATTACGCTCACAGTTGCTTTCAGCTTCGGGAAAGTGGGCCTTTTAAAGCACCCTGCGCAGCGGCTAGCTGTTTCTGGtggtccttacagtgtgtatgataaacccattgtttcatgttctctgtgtgtgtgtatata of the Dermochelys coriacea isolate rDerCor1 chromosome 11, rDerCor1.pri.v4, whole genome shotgun sequence genome contains:
- the PPIL3 gene encoding peptidyl-prolyl cis-trans isomerase-like 3 isoform X2 translates to MNFLALCASNYYNGCIFHRNIKGFMVQTGDPTGSGKGGNSIWGRKFEDEYSEHLKHSVRGVVSMANNGPNTNGSQFFITYGKQPHLDMKYTVFGKVIDGLETLDELEKLPVNEKTYRPLNDVHIKDVTIHANPLAS
- the PPIL3 gene encoding peptidyl-prolyl cis-trans isomerase-like 3 isoform X1; this encodes MAVTLHTDVGDIKIEIFCERTPKACENFLALCASNYYNGCIFHRNIKGFMVQTGDPTGSGKGGNSIWGRKFEDEYSEHLKHSVRGVVSMANNGPNTNGSQFFITYGKQPHLDMKYTVFGKVIDGLETLDELEKLPVNEKTYRPLNDVHIKDVTIHANPLAS